In Paeniglutamicibacter kerguelensis, one genomic interval encodes:
- a CDS encoding transposase — MGLQFSTSFALPVPNERFIGWINDKEHGEQALDQHGNQRHNAWVIDATKVIELKDYPEGTCLYLRAEPLHPGAKVSLFDVDGHRVTAFLTNAPRYNVAFLDARHRARARCENRIKTLKNAGLGKLPFKAFAANQLWANLAVLAVNLVS, encoded by the coding sequence TTGGGACTGCAGTTCTCCACCTCGTTCGCGCTGCCGGTGCCCAACGAGCGTTTCATCGGCTGGATCAATGACAAGGAACACGGGGAGCAGGCACTGGACCAGCACGGGAACCAGCGACACAACGCGTGGGTCATCGACGCGACCAAGGTCATCGAGCTCAAGGACTACCCCGAAGGAACGTGCCTGTATTTGCGGGCCGAACCCTTGCATCCCGGGGCGAAGGTCTCGCTCTTCGACGTCGACGGGCACCGCGTCACGGCGTTTCTCACCAATGCCCCGCGCTACAACGTCGCATTCCTCGATGCCCGCCACCGCGCCCGGGCCAGGTGCGAAAACCGCATCAAGACCCTCAAGAACGCAGGCCTGGGAAAGCTGCCATTCAAGGCGTTCGCGGCCAACCAGCTCTGGGCCAACCTGGCCGTGCTTGCGGTGAACCTCGTGTCATGA
- a CDS encoding ABC transporter permease, protein MSTHVLADTGVLTGRSLRHILRSPDTIVTTAVTPIALMLLFVYVFGGAINTGSDESYVNYMLPGILLITIASGVAYTAYRLFLDLQGGIFERFASMPIARPSLLWAHVLTSLAANLVSVAVVIGVALVMGFRTGASVAAWLAVAGILVLFTLALTWIAVIAGLSAKTVDGASAFSYPLIFLPFISSAFVPTSTMPGPVAWFAENQPVTAVVDTIRSLFAQEPVGGDIWIALAWLVGILVVAYAFAVSIYRRKIS, encoded by the coding sequence ATGAGCACCCACGTCCTGGCCGACACCGGCGTCCTGACCGGCCGCTCGCTGCGCCACATCCTGCGCAGCCCCGACACCATCGTCACCACCGCGGTCACCCCGATCGCACTGATGCTGCTGTTCGTGTACGTGTTCGGCGGCGCCATCAACACCGGGTCCGACGAGTCGTACGTCAACTACATGCTCCCGGGCATCCTGCTGATCACGATCGCCTCCGGCGTCGCGTACACCGCATACCGGCTGTTCCTGGACCTGCAGGGCGGCATCTTCGAGCGCTTTGCGTCCATGCCGATCGCGCGCCCCAGCCTGCTCTGGGCGCACGTGCTCACCTCGCTGGCGGCGAACCTGGTCTCCGTCGCTGTGGTCATCGGCGTCGCACTGGTCATGGGGTTCCGCACCGGGGCGTCCGTGGCCGCCTGGCTGGCGGTCGCCGGCATCCTGGTCCTGTTCACCCTCGCGCTGACCTGGATCGCCGTGATCGCCGGGCTTTCGGCGAAGACCGTCGACGGGGCGAGCGCATTCAGCTACCCGCTGATCTTCCTGCCGTTCATCAGCTCGGCGTTCGTGCCCACCAGCACGATGCCCGGCCCGGTCGCCTGGTTCGCCGAGAACCAGCCCGTGACGGCGGTCGTTGACACCATCCGGTCCCTGTTCGCCCAGGAACCGGTCGGCGGGGACATCTGGATAGCCCTCGCCTGGCTCGTCGGCATCCTCGTCGTCGCCTACGCCTTCGCGGTCTCCATCTACCGCCGCAAGATCAGCTGA
- a CDS encoding TerC family protein, with translation MTVSPLIWGITIVVILALLAFDYLFHIRKAHVPTLKEAAVWSSIYVGIAVLFGVLVMLIGGGTMGSEYFAGYITEKALSVDNLFVFLIIIASFRVPREDQQKVLLFGIVFSLIARTGFIFLGAALINSFAWVFYIFGLILLVTAGNLIRPGAHNQEQTDNVMVGLAMRYFHTTSHFDGDKLFTMHNGKKALTPMLLVMLAIGGTDILFALDSIPAIFGLTQNVYIVFTATAFSLMGLRQLYFLIDGLLDRLIYLSYGLAAILAFIGVKLVLHALHENNLPFINGGEPVPVVEISTDLSLGVIIGVLSVTVVASLLSKAGKAQNAINNARRHAIDYLDLDYTADPAERERIYRLLTREEAQILEMDLKYRNKAKDIDRIRGQITEAHRQHKEFLDR, from the coding sequence ATGACCGTATCGCCCCTCATCTGGGGCATCACCATCGTCGTCATTCTGGCGCTGCTCGCATTCGACTACCTCTTCCACATCCGCAAGGCGCACGTTCCCACGCTGAAGGAAGCTGCGGTGTGGTCCTCCATCTACGTGGGCATCGCTGTGCTCTTCGGGGTCCTGGTCATGCTCATCGGCGGCGGCACCATGGGGTCGGAGTACTTTGCCGGGTACATCACGGAGAAAGCGCTCTCCGTGGACAACCTCTTTGTCTTCCTGATTATCATTGCGAGCTTCAGGGTTCCCCGCGAGGACCAGCAGAAGGTGCTGTTGTTCGGCATAGTGTTTTCGTTGATTGCGCGGACAGGGTTCATCTTCCTGGGCGCGGCACTGATCAACTCCTTCGCCTGGGTGTTCTACATCTTTGGGCTGATCCTGCTGGTGACCGCAGGCAATCTGATCAGGCCCGGTGCCCACAACCAGGAACAAACGGACAACGTCATGGTCGGCTTGGCCATGCGGTACTTCCACACCACGAGCCACTTCGACGGTGACAAGCTGTTCACCATGCATAACGGCAAGAAGGCGCTCACGCCCATGCTGCTGGTGATGCTGGCGATCGGTGGCACCGACATCCTGTTCGCCCTGGATTCCATTCCCGCGATCTTCGGGCTGACCCAGAATGTCTACATTGTCTTCACCGCAACGGCTTTCTCCTTGATGGGGCTGCGCCAGCTGTATTTCCTGATCGACGGGCTGCTGGACCGGCTCATCTACCTCTCATACGGCCTGGCGGCGATCTTGGCGTTCATCGGTGTCAAGCTCGTGCTGCATGCCCTTCACGAGAACAACTTGCCGTTCATCAACGGCGGCGAGCCTGTCCCGGTCGTCGAAATCAGCACCGACCTGTCCCTGGGCGTGATCATCGGGGTGCTCAGCGTTACCGTCGTGGCCTCGTTGCTGAGCAAGGCGGGCAAGGCCCAGAATGCCATCAACAACGCCCGCCGGCATGCGATTGACTACCTGGACCTTGACTACACGGCCGATCCCGCCGAGCGAGAGCGGATCTACCGGCTACTGACCCGGGAAGAGGCGCAGATCCTGGAAATGGACCTGAAATACCGCAACAAGGCCAAGGACATCGACCGGATCCGCGGACAGATCACAGAGGCCCACCGGCAACACAAGGAGTTCTTGGATCGATAG
- a CDS encoding universal stress protein has protein sequence MNNENTFNSTNPLPEPASSNSIVVGHDGSKGASHAFTMAMELAAELSAPVVVVRSWSILTAPKPAKWEYGYVSSFDEYTTAVREEMILTLKGTVEKFDKVQVAYEPVHAPPAKSLIEHSRNARMLVVGTRGHGGFTGMLLGSVSEQCVRHAACPVLVVRPRA, from the coding sequence ATGAACAACGAAAACACGTTTAATAGTACAAATCCGCTGCCGGAACCGGCATCGAGCAACAGCATCGTTGTCGGCCATGACGGATCCAAGGGCGCAAGCCATGCATTCACCATGGCCATGGAGCTCGCAGCGGAACTCTCCGCACCCGTCGTCGTGGTCCGATCCTGGTCGATCCTGACTGCACCAAAGCCGGCCAAATGGGAATACGGCTACGTGTCCTCGTTTGACGAGTACACCACCGCGGTGCGCGAGGAAATGATTCTCACCCTCAAGGGCACCGTCGAAAAGTTCGACAAGGTCCAGGTGGCCTACGAGCCCGTCCACGCACCTCCCGCCAAGAGCCTCATCGAGCACTCGCGGAATGCCCGAATGCTGGTGGTTGGAACCCGCGGGCACGGCGGTTTCACGGGAATGTTGCTGGGCTCCGTGAGCGAGCAATGTGTGCGCCACGCAGCCTGCCCCGTCCTGGTGGTCCGGCCTCGGGCTTGA
- the tdh gene encoding L-threonine 3-dehydrogenase, with protein MKALYKSGPHAGFELVDRPEPVTGDRDVKIRVMTAGICGTDLHIQAYDDAAKAMIKAPMIPGHEFYGEVIEVGNEVSDVKVGDRVSGEGHVVCGMCRNCRAGRRQMCINTVSVGVQRDGAFAEYVVIPETNVWVHRDASITPELGAIFDPFGNAVHTALSFPLVGEDVLITGAGPIGLMAVAVARHAGARKIAITDVSPNRLELARGMGADLAIDVSKMRIKEAQHELGMLEGFDFGMEMSGHPTALPEMIENMNHGGHISMLGLPSSSIDIDWGKVVTHMLTLKGIYGREMFETWYAMSAMLTSNPQLRERVASVVTDYLPATEWEAGFEAARSGHGGKVVLDWTVF; from the coding sequence ATGAAGGCACTGTACAAGTCCGGACCGCACGCCGGATTCGAACTCGTTGACCGCCCCGAGCCCGTCACCGGCGACCGCGACGTCAAGATCCGCGTGATGACCGCAGGCATCTGCGGCACCGACCTGCACATTCAGGCCTACGACGACGCGGCGAAAGCCATGATCAAGGCCCCGATGATCCCGGGCCACGAGTTCTACGGCGAGGTCATCGAGGTCGGCAATGAGGTGTCCGACGTAAAGGTCGGCGACCGCGTTTCCGGCGAGGGCCACGTGGTCTGCGGCATGTGCCGCAACTGCCGTGCCGGCCGCCGCCAGATGTGCATCAACACCGTTTCCGTGGGCGTGCAGCGCGACGGTGCCTTTGCCGAATACGTCGTCATCCCGGAGACCAACGTCTGGGTCCACCGCGACGCCTCGATCACCCCGGAACTCGGCGCGATCTTCGACCCGTTCGGCAACGCCGTGCACACCGCGCTGTCCTTCCCGCTGGTCGGCGAGGACGTGCTGATCACCGGCGCCGGGCCGATCGGCCTGATGGCAGTGGCCGTCGCCCGCCACGCCGGTGCGCGCAAGATCGCCATCACAGACGTGTCGCCGAACCGCCTGGAGCTGGCCCGCGGCATGGGTGCAGACCTGGCGATCGACGTGTCCAAGATGCGCATCAAGGAAGCCCAGCACGAGCTCGGCATGCTCGAAGGCTTCGACTTCGGCATGGAAATGTCCGGCCACCCCACCGCGCTGCCGGAAATGATCGAGAACATGAACCACGGCGGCCACATCTCCATGTTGGGCCTGCCCTCCAGCTCGATCGACATCGACTGGGGCAAGGTCGTCACCCACATGCTGACCCTCAAGGGCATCTACGGGCGCGAAATGTTCGAGACCTGGTACGCCATGAGCGCCATGCTGACCTCCAACCCGCAGCTGCGCGAACGCGTTGCCTCCGTGGTCACCGACTACCTGCCGGCCACCGAGTGGGAAGCCGGCTTCGAGGCAGCACGCTCGGGCCACGGCGGCAAGGTCGTGCTCGACTGGACCGTCTTCTAA
- a CDS encoding peroxiredoxin translates to MDTPTDTSAEYLVGQQFPLLSLPSTTGETMGPMNFAAGSFVLFVYPRTGRPDEVEPGGWAQVPGAKGCTPEACEFRDLAADFAAIGYRVLGLSSQGTEYQLEAVERLHLPYPLLSDPGFARATACGLPTFGFEGELLHVRSTLVVSDRTITHAYFGVTDAAAHPRRLLAQLQQDR, encoded by the coding sequence ATGGATACCCCAACCGACACCTCCGCCGAGTACCTTGTCGGGCAACAGTTCCCGCTGCTCTCCTTGCCGTCCACCACAGGGGAAACGATGGGCCCGATGAACTTCGCCGCGGGTTCCTTCGTCCTGTTCGTTTATCCGCGGACCGGCCGCCCGGACGAGGTTGAGCCTGGCGGGTGGGCGCAGGTTCCCGGCGCCAAGGGTTGCACCCCGGAGGCCTGCGAATTCCGCGACCTCGCCGCCGACTTCGCCGCCATAGGCTACCGCGTCCTGGGACTCTCCAGCCAGGGCACCGAGTACCAGCTCGAGGCCGTCGAGCGCCTGCACCTGCCGTATCCGCTGCTTTCGGACCCCGGGTTCGCCCGGGCCACCGCCTGCGGCCTGCCGACCTTCGGTTTCGAGGGCGAACTGCTTCATGTCCGCAGCACCCTGGTGGTCAGCGACCGCACGATCACGCACGCGTATTTCGGCGTCACCGACGCTGCCGCCCATCCGCGTCGTCTGCTCGCGCAGCTCCAACAAGACCGGTAA
- a CDS encoding DUF1048 domain-containing protein, whose product MAAKWIELVTGSFEDKKRWRQYKARKEALPTSYRTAIDGIERYFMYAGSIVKGDVMMQMLEDLGDLIEGAAADGTPIRDIVGDDPVEFADTFIQNYSDGQWINKERKRLNDAIDQSANESADQPADEA is encoded by the coding sequence ATGGCAGCAAAATGGATCGAGCTGGTCACCGGGTCGTTCGAGGACAAGAAGCGCTGGCGCCAATACAAGGCCCGCAAGGAAGCGCTCCCCACGAGCTACCGGACCGCGATCGACGGGATCGAGCGCTACTTCATGTACGCCGGATCGATCGTCAAGGGCGATGTCATGATGCAGATGCTCGAGGACCTCGGCGACCTGATCGAGGGCGCCGCGGCCGACGGCACCCCGATCCGCGACATCGTCGGGGACGACCCGGTGGAGTTCGCGGACACCTTCATCCAGAACTACTCGGACGGCCAGTGGATCAACAAGGAGCGCAAGCGCCTGAACGACGCCATCGACCAGTCCGCCAACGAGTCCGCCGACCAACCCGCCGACGAGGCGTGA
- a CDS encoding PadR family transcriptional regulator → MGKQSTEMLKGTLEGIVLAILAVRPAYGYEITARLRDQGFSDIVEGTVYALLVRVEQRGLVDVEKVPSEKGPPRKVYSLNALGGEYLEEFWRNWSFLAERIEQLRHHIENPQEEGK, encoded by the coding sequence ATGGGCAAGCAGTCGACAGAGATGCTCAAGGGCACGCTCGAGGGCATTGTCCTCGCGATCCTGGCCGTGCGGCCGGCATACGGCTATGAAATCACGGCCCGGCTCCGCGACCAAGGGTTCTCCGACATCGTCGAGGGCACCGTCTACGCCCTGCTGGTCAGGGTCGAGCAGCGCGGCCTCGTCGACGTCGAGAAGGTCCCCTCGGAGAAGGGGCCGCCACGCAAGGTCTACTCGCTGAACGCACTGGGCGGCGAGTACCTCGAAGAGTTCTGGAGGAATTGGAGCTTCCTCGCGGAACGGATCGAACAGCTCCGCCACCACATTGAAAACCCGCAGGAAGAAGGAAAATAG
- a CDS encoding ferritin: MSTQFNELLTRQVGNEFAASQQYIAIAAWYDGQDLPRLAKHFYRQSLEERNHAMMMVRYILDRGIKITIPGIEPVRNDFESAEEPLVLALAQELEVTDRIKELFAAARAENDPLGEQFMLWFLKEQIEEVASMSTLLNVARRADNLFDVETFLARERVGDAGQQGGHHHHHHGGGHGAPAGDGGTPEAAGGAL; the protein is encoded by the coding sequence ATGAGCACGCAGTTCAACGAGCTGCTGACCCGCCAGGTTGGCAACGAGTTCGCGGCCTCCCAGCAGTACATTGCCATCGCAGCCTGGTATGACGGGCAAGACCTTCCCCGGCTTGCCAAGCACTTTTACCGCCAGTCGCTCGAGGAACGCAACCACGCGATGATGATGGTCCGCTACATCTTGGACCGCGGCATCAAGATCACCATTCCCGGAATCGAACCCGTCCGGAACGACTTCGAATCCGCTGAGGAACCACTGGTCCTTGCCCTTGCACAGGAGCTTGAGGTCACGGACCGCATCAAGGAACTCTTTGCTGCGGCGCGGGCGGAAAACGACCCCTTGGGTGAACAATTCATGCTGTGGTTCCTCAAGGAGCAGATCGAGGAGGTCGCCTCGATGTCCACGCTGCTCAACGTCGCCCGCCGGGCGGACAACCTCTTCGATGTCGAGACGTTCCTTGCCCGCGAGCGGGTGGGCGACGCCGGCCAACAAGGGGGACACCATCATCACCATCACGGAGGCGGCCATGGCGCACCCGCAGGGGATGGGGGGACTCCGGAGGCCGCCGGAGGAGCGCTCTAG
- a CDS encoding ArsR/SmtB family transcription factor: MASSSETESLCCVPSIGQESLLGTEAEALAARFKALADPNRLRILSIVSTSPEAETCVCDLSEPLDLGQPTVSHHLKILVEAGLLNREKRGVWAYYSLVPGALESLAAILTPKPQP; encoded by the coding sequence ATGGCTTCCAGCAGTGAAACGGAATCCCTGTGCTGCGTTCCGTCGATTGGTCAGGAATCCCTGCTTGGAACGGAAGCTGAAGCCTTGGCCGCACGATTCAAGGCGTTGGCCGATCCGAACCGCCTGCGCATCCTCTCCATCGTCTCGACCAGTCCCGAAGCGGAGACCTGCGTCTGCGACCTGTCCGAACCGTTGGACTTGGGCCAACCCACGGTTTCCCACCACCTGAAAATCCTGGTTGAGGCGGGGTTGCTCAACCGTGAAAAGCGTGGGGTCTGGGCCTACTATTCGTTGGTGCCCGGCGCACTGGAATCCCTGGCCGCAATCCTGACCCCGAAGCCACAACCATGA
- a CDS encoding ABC transporter ATP-binding protein produces MRTDQALEPAIRVRGIEKSFKDLQVLRGVDFDVKAGSIFALLGSNGAGKTTLVRILSTLLKADAGTATVNGFEVAANPGDVRESISLTGQFAAVDEVLSGRENLVLIARLRHLKNPGGIADDLLARFSLTDAGKRKAATYSGGMRRRLDIAMSLIGNPPVIVLDEPTTGLDPQARLEVWQTVRQLAERGTTVLLTTQYLDEAEQLADRIAILHQGTIIQNGTLSELKALLPPATVEYVEKQPSLEDVFLSLVGDTGAADTDIARTDETVPAGKEPR; encoded by the coding sequence ATGAGAACCGACCAGGCCCTGGAACCCGCGATCCGGGTGAGGGGCATCGAGAAGTCGTTCAAGGACCTGCAGGTGCTGCGGGGCGTCGACTTCGATGTGAAGGCGGGCAGCATCTTCGCGCTGCTCGGCTCGAACGGCGCCGGCAAGACCACGTTGGTGAGGATCCTCTCGACGCTGCTGAAGGCCGACGCGGGCACCGCAACGGTCAACGGCTTCGAGGTCGCCGCGAATCCGGGCGACGTGCGCGAGTCGATCAGCCTGACCGGCCAGTTCGCCGCGGTCGACGAGGTGCTCAGCGGCCGGGAGAACCTGGTGCTGATCGCCAGGCTGCGCCACCTGAAGAACCCGGGCGGGATCGCCGACGACCTGCTGGCCCGCTTCTCGCTCACCGATGCGGGCAAGCGCAAGGCAGCGACGTACTCGGGCGGCATGCGCCGCCGGCTGGACATCGCCATGAGCCTGATCGGCAACCCTCCGGTCATTGTCCTGGACGAGCCGACGACCGGGCTCGACCCCCAGGCGCGCCTGGAGGTGTGGCAGACCGTCAGGCAGCTCGCCGAGCGCGGCACGACCGTGCTGCTCACGACCCAGTACCTCGACGAGGCCGAACAGCTCGCCGACCGGATCGCGATCCTGCACCAGGGAACCATCATCCAGAACGGCACGCTCTCCGAACTCAAGGCCCTCCTGCCGCCGGCCACGGTCGAGTACGTCGAGAAACAACCCTCGCTGGAAGACGTGTTCCTCAGCCTCGTCGGAGACACCGGCGCGGCCGACACCGACATCGCCCGCACCGACGAGACGGTGCCTGCTGGAAAGGAACCACGATGA
- a CDS encoding glycine C-acetyltransferase: MYTTMKDELAAELAQLRTDGLFKSERHIDSPQSARISAGELGSEAKKVLNFCANNYLGLADDVRIIEAAKNAMDERGFGMASVRFICGTQDLHLELETAVSKFLGTEDTILFSSCFDANGGVFESLFGAQDAIISDALNHASIIDGIRLSKAARFRYANQDMADLETQLQAAAALNDGKGARRTIIVTDGIFSMDGYLAPLEAICDLADKYGALVMVDDSHAVGFMGATGAGTPEHAGVSERIDIYTGTFGKALGGASGGYVSGRGEIVAMLRQKARPYLFSNSMAPAIVAATLKALELVEGSGELREKLFANATHFRTRMAEEGFDLLDGEHAIVPVMFGDAVKAAEVAGKMLEHGVFVTAFSFPVVPKGAARIRVQLSAAHSAEDIEACVQAFVASR; the protein is encoded by the coding sequence ATGTACACCACCATGAAAGACGAACTCGCCGCCGAGCTGGCGCAGCTTCGCACCGACGGCCTGTTCAAGTCCGAGCGCCACATCGATTCGCCGCAGTCCGCCCGCATTTCCGCCGGCGAGCTCGGCTCCGAGGCCAAGAAGGTCCTGAACTTCTGCGCCAACAACTACCTGGGCTTGGCCGACGACGTCCGCATCATCGAGGCCGCCAAGAACGCCATGGACGAGCGCGGCTTCGGCATGGCCTCGGTCCGCTTCATCTGCGGCACCCAGGACCTGCACCTGGAGCTGGAGACCGCCGTCTCCAAGTTCCTGGGCACCGAGGACACCATCCTGTTCTCCAGCTGCTTCGACGCCAACGGCGGCGTCTTCGAGTCGCTCTTCGGCGCGCAGGACGCCATCATTTCCGATGCGCTGAACCACGCCTCGATCATCGACGGCATCCGCCTGTCCAAGGCCGCGCGCTTCCGCTATGCCAACCAGGACATGGCGGACCTGGAGACCCAGCTGCAGGCCGCCGCCGCACTGAACGACGGCAAGGGTGCCCGCCGCACCATCATCGTCACCGACGGCATCTTCTCCATGGACGGCTACCTGGCCCCGCTGGAAGCCATCTGCGACTTGGCGGACAAGTACGGCGCGCTGGTCATGGTCGATGACTCCCACGCCGTGGGCTTCATGGGCGCCACCGGCGCCGGCACCCCCGAGCACGCGGGCGTCTCCGAACGCATCGACATCTACACCGGCACCTTCGGCAAGGCCCTCGGCGGCGCGTCGGGCGGCTACGTCTCCGGCCGCGGCGAGATCGTCGCGATGCTTCGCCAAAAGGCCCGTCCGTACCTGTTCTCCAACTCGATGGCCCCGGCCATCGTCGCCGCGACGCTCAAGGCGCTGGAACTGGTGGAGGGCTCGGGCGAGCTGCGCGAGAAGCTCTTCGCCAACGCCACGCACTTCCGCACCCGCATGGCCGAAGAAGGCTTCGACCTGCTCGACGGCGAACACGCGATCGTCCCGGTCATGTTCGGCGACGCCGTCAAGGCCGCAGAGGTCGCCGGCAAGATGCTGGAGCACGGCGTCTTCGTGACGGCCTTCAGCTTCCCGGTGGTCCCCAAGGGCGCCGCGCGCATCCGAGTGCAGCTCTCCGCGGCGCACTCGGCCGAGGACATCGAGGCCTGCGTGCAGGCCTTCGTCGCCAGCCGCTAG
- a CDS encoding universal stress protein: MSSNGADAWGPLIVGVIPKQHPEVIAQASVLARQLDRAIIYAYVEPNSYLTEWNLKEDIRDQSLHPRDVDEDMTADAMEILSNIETQMSDSAATWSLRILAGEIWKALARLASETQASMIIVGTREPTFGAHVSQMLNGATASHLTVHQHLPVLVVPAAPKKGKH, from the coding sequence ATGTCCTCGAATGGTGCGGACGCGTGGGGGCCACTGATTGTGGGGGTCATTCCCAAACAACATCCAGAGGTCATCGCCCAGGCGTCGGTGCTTGCCCGGCAGCTTGATCGTGCCATCATCTACGCCTATGTGGAACCCAACAGCTATCTGACGGAATGGAACCTCAAGGAAGACATCAGGGACCAATCGTTGCATCCACGCGATGTCGACGAGGACATGACCGCAGATGCAATGGAGATCCTCTCCAATATAGAAACCCAGATGTCGGACAGCGCCGCCACGTGGAGCTTGCGAATCCTCGCGGGCGAGATCTGGAAGGCGCTGGCGCGCCTGGCGTCTGAGACGCAGGCTTCAATGATTATCGTCGGGACCAGGGAGCCCACGTTCGGGGCGCACGTTTCCCAGATGCTCAACGGGGCCACGGCATCTCACCTCACCGTGCACCAGCACCTGCCGGTTTTGGTGGTTCCGGCCGCCCCTAAGAAGGGGAAGCACTGA
- a CDS encoding maleylpyruvate isomerase family mycothiol-dependent enzyme, which yields MTRLPPTSVWPVVHGERRALFEDLQVLEPQQWQTPSLCPGWDVHDVLAHLIDSARTTRLGFVRRMVAAGFDFDRDNAVGVAREKRGDPSRTLAEFGAVLPLTSTPPAALATRLVESFVHGEDIRRPLGIDREYPAGEVAKALAYQVNTTVKMGGGKEMAAGWRLVAADADFVHGSGPEVTGRAIALLLAVSGRAVDPRELDGPGAGDFVRRLQA from the coding sequence ATGACTCGATTGCCTCCAACTTCCGTTTGGCCAGTGGTGCACGGCGAACGTCGCGCACTGTTCGAGGACCTGCAGGTGCTGGAGCCGCAGCAGTGGCAGACGCCGTCACTGTGTCCCGGCTGGGACGTCCACGATGTCTTGGCGCACCTCATCGATTCGGCGCGGACCACTCGCCTTGGTTTTGTGCGCCGCATGGTCGCCGCCGGGTTCGATTTCGATCGTGACAATGCCGTCGGGGTGGCACGGGAGAAGAGGGGAGATCCCAGCCGGACGTTGGCCGAATTCGGTGCCGTCCTGCCGCTGACGTCCACGCCGCCCGCTGCGCTGGCCACCCGCCTCGTCGAGTCGTTCGTACACGGCGAAGATATCAGGCGCCCCTTGGGCATTGACCGGGAATATCCGGCAGGCGAAGTCGCCAAGGCCCTGGCCTACCAAGTGAACACCACCGTGAAGATGGGCGGCGGCAAGGAAATGGCAGCTGGCTGGCGGTTGGTTGCCGCCGATGCGGACTTCGTGCATGGTTCGGGGCCCGAGGTCACGGGCCGGGCTATCGCGTTGCTTCTGGCCGTGTCCGGAAGGGCTGTGGATCCGCGGGAGCTGGACGGACCCGGGGCCGGGGACTTCGTGCGTCGGCTTCAGGCCTGA
- a CDS encoding low molecular weight phosphatase family protein yields the protein MSASSPAAPQPAVLFVCVKNGGKSQMAAGLMKFEAGNDITVTSAGTKPGTAINPLSAEVLKDLGIDISAEKPKALTEENMRSAGLVIVLGTEAEVPAVEGVEIEIWDTDEPSLRGIEGRARMELVRDDIHARVKDLKHRMLA from the coding sequence ATGAGCGCCAGTTCGCCGGCGGCACCTCAGCCTGCCGTCTTGTTTGTCTGCGTCAAGAATGGCGGCAAATCCCAAATGGCCGCCGGCCTCATGAAGTTCGAAGCCGGCAATGACATCACCGTCACGTCGGCCGGCACCAAGCCCGGAACTGCCATCAACCCACTGTCGGCCGAGGTCCTGAAAGATTTGGGCATCGATATCAGCGCGGAAAAGCCGAAGGCGCTGACGGAAGAGAACATGCGGAGCGCCGGGCTCGTGATTGTCCTCGGAACCGAGGCCGAAGTTCCCGCCGTCGAAGGCGTCGAGATTGAAATCTGGGATACCGACGAACCAAGCCTGCGCGGCATCGAGGGACGCGCCCGCATGGAGTTGGTCCGCGATGACATCCACGCGCGCGTCAAAGACCTCAAGCACCGCATGCTCGCTTAG